A genome region from Candidatus Cloacimonadota bacterium includes the following:
- a CDS encoding iron ABC transporter permease encodes MKRNHLFAILLAFAGLLVVLLYLFGGGADGNIVLQLRLPRLILTVFTGMALAGIGSVYQLMLANPLAEPYILGISSGSAFGSILLGVLGFSLLMPLGGFIGATATLFLVWHLAQRKGSFDRSRLLIAGVIAGMFFSAGISLIMYLFQKDTMIILGTLMGNLGHVFTRSEWQFFLILAGLSLLIMVWLYFRSTALDIMSGGDVYAGSVGIDVARTRKEIFLLTSLLIGITVSYAGIIGFVGLIIPHVVRFFIPSGQKRVYPWSLAAGGIFLLFCDLIAKNIAAIELPVGVITAAVGCPFFIWLMLKK; translated from the coding sequence ATGAAGCGAAACCACCTTTTTGCCATTTTGCTCGCTTTTGCCGGCTTGCTTGTGGTTTTGCTGTATCTTTTTGGAGGTGGGGCAGATGGCAACATCGTTCTGCAACTGCGTTTGCCCCGTCTCATTCTCACAGTTTTCACCGGCATGGCGCTGGCTGGCATCGGCTCGGTCTATCAGCTCATGCTGGCAAACCCTCTGGCGGAACCCTATATCTTGGGAATCTCCTCTGGTTCTGCTTTCGGTTCCATTCTGCTGGGGGTTCTGGGTTTCAGCTTGCTGATGCCTTTGGGCGGATTTATCGGTGCGACGGCAACGCTTTTTTTGGTCTGGCATCTGGCTCAGAGAAAAGGCAGTTTCGATCGCAGCCGTTTGCTGATTGCGGGTGTGATTGCCGGGATGTTTTTCTCGGCGGGAATCTCGCTGATTATGTATCTGTTTCAAAAAGATACGATGATTATCCTGGGAACCCTGATGGGTAACTTGGGGCATGTTTTTACCCGTTCTGAATGGCAGTTTTTCCTGATATTGGCAGGGCTGTCGCTGTTGATAATGGTCTGGCTTTATTTCCGTTCAACCGCCTTGGATATCATGAGCGGAGGAGACGTATATGCCGGAAGCGTGGGCATCGATGTGGCGCGCACCCGCAAAGAGATTTTCCTGCTCACTTCCCTGCTCATCGGAATAACGGTTTCCTATGCCGGCATCATTGGTTTTGTGGGGCTGATAATCCCTCACGTTGTGCGGTTTTTCATCCCTTCCGGGCAAAAACGGGTCTATCCCTGGTCCCTGGCTGCCGGGGGCATTTTTCTGCTGTTTTGCGACCTTATCGCGAAAAATATCGCCGCCATCGAACTCCCTGTGGGGGTCATCACAGCCGCGGTGGGCTGTCCCTTCTTCATCTGGCTCATGCTGAAAAAGTAA
- a CDS encoding T9SS type A sorting domain-containing protein: MKRICLPTLILMLLPGLLLAGAMVPGPQPKALASPPGYRLSANRYVPAYTFTKNPTAIITNYYDYMIGSYNEIPLNVIPASEGGGYFMTYHGRRQATSTRRIFYTHLDDVGNVINNNEITSIQNHEGFPGMAVDPVTGKPMYAWHANIDDDADLEVEFTSDAFMAGISGLFNDITLLSDSPIEIHPPNGSPTNDNAFIWPCMVIGPSPQAGKRRVYVGMRNNTSHAMSGNPSENMYIAFADFDGDDIEMGGNLVWNYTSIPEMDAWNHDTVEFRRPAGTLTVDNAGNLYWAGHHIAYDEDDNYLDEGDMDVFKCPNYGEGTWIHYSAYGDIPTVNPNQAPNDSTGYYTDPDNGDIPYGDNGEMYFGIINSGHINAVVGNDGKLHVPSIWGLRTYNGYYYPALQFVKEFIFDIQTNEFQIKDIYPQQDPDDDFNLTFTPWDIEAPWGDVDEYGGDASSGYYPLMVTAWPFPHWDQTAHDDAMFFHYNGVKLSEPNDHGMMVCVWQDSQRARYYNYYSETDYLPYAQTPEILISVSPNYGHSWSDPINLNNVETPEMSGIKPMYVYPADSVIYTGMQGNNKVGKIGFMFYNDYTWGSHVNSPAYHPNPDGGEVMFMELEIVFALHDPAVDDQNIPPVSKMLLQNYPNPFNPETTIAFDLPQSGTAKLEIYNTKGQLIKTLANGQHDFGRHSYVWNGTDNQGNSVSSGLYFYRLSANGHSESRKMMLMK, from the coding sequence ATGAAACGTATTTGTTTACCCACCCTTATCCTTATGCTGCTACCGGGCTTGCTTTTGGCAGGCGCCATGGTTCCCGGCCCGCAGCCCAAAGCTCTTGCATCCCCACCCGGATACAGGCTGTCAGCCAACAGGTATGTCCCGGCCTACACTTTCACAAAAAACCCCACTGCCATCATCACAAACTATTATGACTACATGATCGGCAGCTACAACGAAATCCCGCTCAACGTGATTCCCGCTTCCGAAGGCGGCGGATATTTTATGACCTACCATGGACGACGCCAGGCAACCTCGACCCGCCGCATCTTTTACACCCACTTGGACGATGTTGGCAACGTTATCAACAACAACGAAATCACCAGCATCCAAAACCATGAAGGCTTTCCAGGCATGGCAGTGGACCCCGTCACAGGAAAACCCATGTATGCTTGGCACGCGAATATTGATGATGACGCAGATCTTGAAGTTGAATTCACCTCAGATGCCTTCATGGCAGGAATCTCAGGCCTCTTCAACGACATCACTTTGCTTAGCGACTCCCCCATCGAGATCCATCCTCCAAACGGAAGCCCCACCAACGATAACGCCTTCATCTGGCCCTGCATGGTAATCGGGCCATCTCCCCAAGCTGGCAAGCGTCGCGTTTACGTGGGCATGAGAAACAACACTTCCCACGCCATGAGTGGAAACCCCAGCGAAAACATGTATATCGCTTTCGCGGATTTTGACGGCGACGATATCGAAATGGGCGGAAACCTGGTTTGGAACTACACCTCCATTCCCGAGATGGACGCTTGGAACCACGATACTGTTGAATTCCGCCGCCCTGCCGGAACTTTGACAGTGGACAACGCTGGAAACCTCTATTGGGCTGGACACCACATTGCTTATGATGAGGATGATAACTATCTGGACGAAGGCGATATGGATGTGTTTAAATGTCCCAACTATGGAGAAGGCACCTGGATCCATTACAGCGCCTACGGAGATATTCCAACCGTTAATCCGAATCAAGCACCTAATGATTCAACCGGCTATTACACCGACCCTGACAATGGAGATATCCCTTACGGTGACAACGGAGAAATGTATTTCGGCATCATTAATTCCGGTCATATAAACGCCGTGGTCGGAAACGATGGCAAGCTTCACGTGCCCAGTATCTGGGGTCTTAGAACCTACAACGGTTACTACTATCCAGCCCTTCAATTCGTGAAGGAATTCATTTTCGACATTCAAACCAACGAATTCCAAATCAAAGACATTTATCCGCAACAAGATCCAGATGACGACTTTAACCTGACCTTCACGCCCTGGGATATTGAGGCGCCCTGGGGAGATGTGGATGAATACGGAGGCGATGCCTCCAGCGGTTACTATCCGCTGATGGTGACTGCGTGGCCTTTCCCCCACTGGGATCAAACCGCCCACGATGACGCCATGTTCTTCCACTACAACGGCGTAAAACTCTCCGAACCCAATGATCACGGCATGATGGTCTGCGTTTGGCAGGATTCCCAACGCGCCCGCTATTATAACTACTATTCAGAAACCGATTATCTCCCCTACGCCCAAACCCCTGAAATCTTGATTTCTGTTTCTCCCAATTATGGTCACAGTTGGAGCGATCCCATCAACCTGAATAATGTGGAAACACCCGAAATGAGCGGTATCAAGCCCATGTATGTCTATCCCGCGGATTCAGTAATCTACACCGGTATGCAGGGTAATAACAAGGTTGGCAAAATTGGATTCATGTTCTACAATGATTACACTTGGGGTTCACACGTAAACTCCCCCGCCTATCACCCAAACCCTGACGGCGGCGAAGTGATGTTTATGGAACTCGAAATAGTATTCGCGCTGCATGACCCTGCGGTGGACGACCAAAACATTCCCCCTGTCAGCAAAATGCTGCTGCAAAACTATCCCAACCCCTTCAACCCTGAAACCACCATCGCCTTCGACCTGCCCCAATCCGGCACAGCCAAACTGGAAATCTACAACACCAAGGGACAGCTCATTAAAACTCTGGCCAACGGCCAACACGATTTCGGCCGCCATTCCTACGTTTGGAACGGCACCGACAACCAGGGAAACAGCGTCTCCAGCGGTCTCTACTTCTATCGCCTCAGCGCCAATGGTCACAGCGAAAGCCGCAAAATGATGTTGATGAAATAA
- a CDS encoding T9SS type A sorting domain-containing protein, protein MKRTIMVILTLGLVFSFAFAKEMQPGTNLKVLPTPELDVNKIQAAPRYGDSAAKTAPQYTFITTPTSIITNYYDYMIGSYNGLPLRVIPQDQGGGYFMAYHGRRQPTTTRRAFYAHLDEYGNVVNNNEITSVQNNEGYATVAVDPVSGKPLYAWHGNHDSDAELEVQFASDAFIAGISGLFNDVQVAIDNPQTITAPNGTSTNNNEFIWPTAQVGPSPVDGKRRVYIAARNSESIAYGPSENLQIAYADFDGDEIEMGMPMVWNHITIPEMNAWNMDTNEWRRPFHALTTDNAGNLYYAGYHFATDGDGVDNIIEPDIDIFVCPNYGQGTWSRVTAYSWKQAWNPPGTIGGDGYFQDDDGAVPDDELIYSLANSSHINASVDDYGRVHVFGVWALSTKDSGYWPPYQVVKEFVFDPADQSIVVNDVHPKKHPDDDYNETFIPWDMEAPFGEPEYSQAEDGNFYLDMALLYGHPGFTWPFPHWDRTAHSDAMFFHYNNTKITDSNGHGMMAAVWQDCQRAYWYNIDSDVDYMAYSNTPEIFIAVTSDNGASWSEPIKLNNQEIPEFSGIKPMWVYPADHVLYTGMQGNNKVGKLGIMFYNDFTWGSNAIDPSYHPNPDGGEVMFMELEIVFPIGTSADDPTIPSVSNMLRQNYPNPFNPETTISFDLPKAGNVNLGVYNTKGQLVKTLVDGNLNNGRQSFVWNGTDAQGQPVSSGLYFYRLSTNGQVETKKMMLMK, encoded by the coding sequence CGACTACATGATTGGCAGCTACAACGGCTTGCCCCTCAGAGTGATTCCCCAGGATCAAGGTGGCGGATACTTCATGGCTTACCATGGACGCCGTCAACCCACCACAACCCGCCGCGCCTTCTACGCCCACTTGGATGAATATGGCAACGTTGTGAACAACAACGAAATCACCAGCGTCCAAAACAACGAAGGCTATGCCACCGTGGCTGTGGACCCTGTTTCTGGAAAGCCCCTGTATGCCTGGCATGGCAATCATGACAGCGACGCTGAATTGGAAGTACAGTTTGCTTCCGACGCCTTCATCGCTGGCATTTCCGGCCTTTTCAACGACGTGCAAGTTGCCATCGACAACCCGCAAACCATCACCGCTCCAAACGGAACAAGCACCAACAACAATGAATTCATCTGGCCCACAGCTCAGGTCGGCCCTTCCCCCGTGGATGGCAAAAGAAGAGTGTATATCGCTGCCAGAAACTCTGAATCCATTGCGTATGGCCCTTCCGAAAACCTTCAGATTGCCTATGCGGATTTTGACGGCGATGAGATTGAAATGGGCATGCCCATGGTTTGGAATCACATCACCATCCCGGAAATGAACGCCTGGAACATGGATACCAACGAATGGCGCCGCCCCTTCCACGCTCTCACAACCGACAATGCCGGCAATCTCTACTATGCTGGATACCACTTTGCCACCGATGGTGATGGAGTGGATAACATCATCGAACCTGACATCGACATCTTTGTGTGTCCGAACTATGGTCAGGGAACCTGGAGCCGCGTGACCGCGTATAGCTGGAAACAAGCTTGGAATCCTCCTGGAACAATAGGTGGAGACGGCTATTTCCAAGATGACGACGGTGCCGTTCCGGATGATGAACTGATTTACAGCTTGGCAAACTCTTCTCATATCAACGCCAGTGTTGACGATTATGGACGCGTCCACGTTTTTGGCGTTTGGGCGCTTTCCACCAAGGACAGCGGCTATTGGCCCCCCTACCAGGTTGTTAAAGAATTCGTTTTTGATCCTGCCGATCAAAGCATTGTCGTGAACGACGTGCATCCTAAAAAGCATCCCGACGACGATTACAACGAAACCTTCATCCCTTGGGACATGGAAGCTCCTTTTGGCGAGCCCGAATACAGCCAGGCTGAGGATGGCAACTTCTATCTGGATATGGCCCTGCTTTATGGCCACCCTGGATTCACCTGGCCCTTCCCCCACTGGGATAGAACCGCTCACAGTGATGCCATGTTCTTCCACTACAACAATACCAAAATCACCGATTCCAACGGACACGGCATGATGGCAGCGGTTTGGCAGGATTGCCAACGCGCCTATTGGTATAACATTGACTCCGATGTGGACTATATGGCCTATTCAAACACCCCCGAGATTTTCATCGCCGTGACTTCGGACAATGGTGCCTCCTGGAGCGAGCCCATCAAGCTGAACAACCAGGAAATTCCTGAATTCTCCGGCATCAAACCCATGTGGGTTTATCCCGCTGACCACGTGCTTTACACTGGCATGCAGGGTAACAACAAGGTTGGAAAACTGGGTATTATGTTCTACAACGACTTCACCTGGGGCTCCAATGCCATCGATCCTTCCTACCACCCGAACCCAGACGGCGGCGAAGTAATGTTCATGGAACTGGAAATTGTTTTCCCGATTGGAACTTCAGCCGACGACCCAACCATTCCTTCTGTCAGCAATATGCTGCGTCAGAACTATCCCAACCCCTTCAACCCTGAAACCACCATCAGTTTCGACCTGCCCAAAGCTGGAAACGTGAACCTTGGCGTGTACAACACCAAAGGTCAGTTGGTGAAAACCCTTGTGGACGGAAACCTGAACAACGGACGCCAGAGCTTCGTTTGGAACGGTACCGATGCCCAGGGTCAGCCTGTTTCCAGTGGTCTCTATTTCTATCGTCTCAGCACGAACGGCCAGGTGGAAACCAAGAAAATGATGCTGATGAAATAA